The following are encoded in a window of Aphis gossypii isolate Hap1 unplaced genomic scaffold, ASM2018417v2 Contig01036, whole genome shotgun sequence genomic DNA:
- the LOC126555722 gene encoding zinc finger MYM-type protein 1-like produces the protein MEDISRIGIKIGAIETGFTTAGIYVQEIDLRDPASWIEGLSQHLRDEIIKIGPVRVNKIDYPLHIIQNTPRKFSDKYYYRTLSNGEIVNRQCLDLRQSQLATYGTNDWKHMTDNLKLHERSRPYIIAAQKWIELKTRISKSQTIDKVQQITIEKEKAHWKNVMIRIISVIHYLAKHNSSFRESIDGLYEKNNGKFLGLIEMLGKFDPIIIEYLQRIKNKETHIHYLEHDIQNDLIEVIAKEVQKTIIQTIKLAKYYAIIMDCTPDTSRQEQLSIVIRIVDMDIENESTEPRIKEYFLDFINIHDSTGLYLSDVLVEKLKIYGISLNDCRAQGYDNGANMTGQYKGVQARILQQNSRAFFMPCAAHRLNLVLGDTAKSSVRAVHFFGTVERLYTLFSASTGRWDVFSKHCHKWTVKKWSETRWESRYDSIKVIRFQVKEIIYALDEISDTTRDPLIRSETNSLIAEISSLEFLMSLCIWYTVLCEVNIVSKSLQGPDVNLNVSSELLNGLITLFKNYRETGFNTAKSEA, from the exons ATGGAGGATATATCGCGTATTGGTATTAAAATAGGCGCAATTGAAACTGGGTTTACTACTGctgg AATTTATGTCCAAGAGATTGATTTGAGGGATCCTGCAAGCTGGATAGAAGGTTTAAGTCAACATTTAAGAGatgaaatcattaaaatcgGACCAGTTagagttaataaaattgattatcctttacatattattcaaaacactCCCAGAAAGTTttctgataaatattattatagaactcTGTCAAACGGTGAAATCGTTAATAGACAGTG TTTAGATCTACGTCAGAGTCAATTAGCTACTTATGGCACGAATGACTGGAAACACATGACTGATAATTTGAAACTTCACGAACGTTCAAGGCCATATATAATTGCTGCTCAAAAATGGATAGAATTAAAAACTAGAATTTCAAAATCTCAAACAATTGATAAGGTACAGcaaataactatagaaaaGGAAAAGGCACATTGGAAGAATGTCATGATTCGTATAATTTCTGTTATACACTATTTAGCTAAACACAATAGTTCATTTAGAGAATCCATAGATggtttgtatgaaaaaaataacggaAAATTTCTTGGACTAATTGAAATGCTAGGTAAATTTGACCCTATTATCATCGAATATTTAcaacgtataaaaaataaagaaacacaTATACACTATCTCGAACATGatatacaaaatgatttaatcGAAGTCATAGCAAAGGAAGTTCAAAAAACAAtcatacaaacaataaaattagccAAATATTACGCAATAATAATGGATTGCACTCCAGATACAAGTCGTCAAGAACAATTATCAATTGTTATTAGAATTGTAGATATGGACATAGAAAATGAATCAACAGAACCCcgaataaaagaatattttttagattttattaacattcatGATAGTACTGGTTTATATTTATCAGATGTATTAGTCGAGAAGTTAAAAATCTATGGTATAAGTTTAAACGATTGTCGAGCACAAGGTTACGACAACGGCGCTAATATGACTGGGCAATACAAAGGTGTCCAAGCACGAATTCTACAACAAAATTCAAGAGCCTTTTTTATGCCTTGTGCAGCTCATAGGTTGAACCTTGTTTTAGGAGACACGGCTAAAAGTTCTGTCAGAGCCGTGCATTTTTTTGGTACTGTTGAAAGACTTTACACATTATTTTCGGCATCTACGGGAAGATGGGATGTATTTTCTAAACATTGCCATAAGTGGACGGTAAAAAAATGGTCAGAAACCAGGTGGGAAAGCAGATACGACAGCATAAAAGTAATAAGGTTTCAAGtcaaagaaattatttacgCCTTAGATGAAATATCAGATACAACACGTGACCCACTAATTAGAAGTgaaacaaattcattaattgcTGAGATAAGTTCGTTGGAATTTCTTATGAGTTTATGTATTTGGTACACTGTATTGTGTGAAGTTAATATAGTAAGTAAAAGTTTACAAGGTCCAGATGTAAACTTGAATGTTTCTTCAGAATTACTAAATGGACTTATTacgttattcaaaaattatagagAAACAGGGTTCAATACTGCTAAATCGGAAGCTTAA
- the LOC126555725 gene encoding uncharacterized protein LOC126555725: protein MPKEKKNLSSRLNTFVSEFGTNVFSIDSRILFCKYCETKVDSERRSSVIQHLKTEKHLRSVKRKEDQKETKCQLLLTNDLSSKKSKFNLNLCKAMVSANIPLNKLSNVEFRKFLEDCSGKDIPTESVLRKFYLDDCYNEIIEKIRRRVFNRKIWVSLDETTDAEGRFIANVIIGTLEEDTAGPIFLLNTEELEKTNHSTVSKLFDKSLGILWPDGIRHDDVLLFLSDAAPYMIKCGKSLNALYSKMVHVTCAAHGLHRVSEEVRNQFSTVDKIVANVKKIFKKAPSRVQIFKSYAPEIPLPPEPIITRWGTWINAVLYYCKYYEKIRDVVNMLDSNDALSIKVSKKNLVKEHVQNDLVYITSNFKVLSESILKLQTKNMPLAESLSIVDNVQTQLKSVQGEPGKKVYEKMENVLSKNIGLKTLNQISSILNGSISTMDGLPEDLTTNDLIFYKYAPITSVDVERSFSAYKNLLSHNRRSFKLENIKKHLIIQCNSGNYNNYLIPNMI from the coding sequence atgcctaaagaaaaaaaaaatttaagtagtcgtttaaatacttttgtgTCTGAGTTCGGTACAAATGTTTTTAGTATTGACTCTAGGatattattttgcaaataTTGCGAAACGAAAGTCGATTCTGAAAGGAGATCCAGTGTAATACAGCATTTGAAAACAGAAAAACATTTGCGTTCTGTTAAACGTAAAGAAGATCAAAAAGAAACCAAGTGCCAACTACTATTGACCAATGATTTATCGtctaaaaaatcgaaatttaacCTGAATTTATGCAAAGCTATGGTCTCTGCTAATATAccacttaataaattatcaaatgtaGAGTTTAGAAAATTTTTGGAAGATTGTTCTGGAAAAGATATCCCTACAGAATCAGTACttcgaaaattttatttagacgACTGTTACAacgaaattatagaaaaaattagacGACGTGTTTTCAACCGAAAAATTTGGGTGTCACTTGATGAAACAACAGACGCAGAAGGCCGTTTTATAGCAAATGTAATAATAGGAACTTTGGAAGAGGATACTGCTGGTCCAATTTTCTTACTGAATACTGAAGAGCTTGAAAAAACCAACCACTCTACGGTTAGTAAACTTTTTGACAAATCATTAGGCATTTTATGGCCTGATGGGATAAGACACGAcgacgttttattatttttatctgacGCCGCACCGTATATGATAAAGTGTGGGAAATCATTGAACGCACTCTACTCTAAAATGGTACATGTGACTTGTGCTGCTCATGGTCTCCATAGAGTTTCGGAGGAAGTACGAAATCAATTTAGTACTGTTGATAAAATCGTAGccaacgtaaaaaaaatatttaaaaaagcacCATCACGTgtacaaattttcaaaagttaCGCACCGGAAATCCCTTTACCTCCAGAACCAATAATAACCCGTTGGGGTACCTGGATCAATGCCgtactttattattgtaaatactatgaaaaaatCCGTGATGTTGTAAATATGTTGGACTCCAATGATGCATTGAGTAttaaagtttcaaaaaaaaatttagtaaaagaACACGTTCAAAATGATTTAGTGTATAttacttcaaattttaaagttcTTTCTGAATCAATTTTGAAACTGCAGACTAAAAACATGCCTTTAGCCGAATCGTTGAGCATCGTGGACAATGTtcaaacacaattaaaatcCGTTCAAGGAGAACCAGGGAAAAAAGTCTACGAAAAAATGGAAAACGTTTTATCTAAAAACATCGGGTTAAAAACACTAAATCAAATCTCGTCAATACTTAATGGATCTATCTCCACCATGGATGGTCTTCCCGAAGATCTAACAACAAATGACCTTATTTTCTACAAGTACGCACCAATTACGTCCGTGGATGTCGAAAGATCGTTTTCTGCTTACAAAAACCTTTTGAGCCACAACAGACGATCATTTAAACtcgaaaacataaaaaagcaTCTTATCATTCAGTGTAATtcaggtaattataataattacctaatacctaacatgatttaa
- the LOC126555726 gene encoding uncharacterized protein LOC126555726, whose translation MNTSNFPTSHPCFCNDRKKIPGTFTDKTYGEAIEEFIALRAKSYAYKIVGQEEKIKAKGIRGHVVKFHMTFEDHMKCLFWNGTLLQTDRGQELAVEQFKQPGCPTNEYTPFTVNISFRSYKHEMKTISTIKLALNRTDDKRVVLENQINTLAHGHFRIE comes from the coding sequence ATGAATACTTCAAACTTTCCTACCAGTCATCCGTGTTTTTGTAATGACAGAAAGAAGATTCCGGGAACTTTCACAGACAAAACATACGGTGAAGCTATTGAAGAATTTATCGCCTTGCGAGCTAAGTCATATGCGTACAAGATTGTTGGACAGGAGGAAAAAATCAAAGCCAAAGGCATTCGCGGTCATGTTGTTAAGTTTCATATGACGTTTGAGGATCACATGAAATGTCTGTTTTGGAATGGTACTCTATTGCAGACGGATAGAGGACAAGAATTGGCAGTTGAGCAATTTAAACAGCCAGGATGTCCAACTAATGAATACACACCGTTTACAGTTAATATATCGTTTAGATCATATAAACATGAAATGAAGACAAtatcaacaataaaacttgCTCTTAATCGGACGGACGATAAGAGGGTTGTACTTGAGAATCAAATTAATACCTTGGCTCACGGACACTTTCGTATAGAGTga
- the LOC126555727 gene encoding uncharacterized protein LOC126555727, whose product MQDEVTVHFLTCKTKVAPLKASQTDESLTIPRLELCAALLLAKLLSHQLFVLRDIVTVDCVRAWSDSTIVLAWLNGDQKQFKIFVTNRVSKIHSLLPHCVWSHVRSSENPADPASRGMLPEELITNRLHLNGPEFLQDPDYQWPRLMQNEFSPEQLPEVKTPVKNVLYVQDSVQPASIIGRFSTLTRMQRVLAYCFRFARRRNIPKSSGPITRMEYDRALNAAILCTQRTYLSDLQRQIKNQDSITPTTTAQLAPFIDEKGLIRVGGRLKRALLNEDTKHPILLPQKTHLTEI is encoded by the coding sequence ATGCAAGATGAAGTTACGGTGCATTTCCTTACATGCAAAACAAAGGTCGCCCCTCTAAAAGCATCACAAACGGATGAATCCCTTACAATACCCCGACTGGAGTTGTGTGCGGCGTTATTGCTTGCGAAATTACTTTCTCATCAACTTTTTGTGCTTCGTGATATTGTAACGGTAGACTGTGTTCGGGCATGGAGCGATTCTACCATTGTCTTAGCGTGGCTTAATGGGGATCAAAAACAGTTCAAAATATTCGTTACAAATCGAGTTTCAAAAATTCATTCCCTTCTGCCACATTGTGTATGGTCTCATGTACGATCATCGGAAAACCCAGCAGATCCTGCATCTCGAGGTATGCTACCCGAGGAACTTATTACCAATCGGCTACATTTAAATGGTCCAGAGTTTCTGCAAGATCCCGACTATCAGTGGCCCAGGTTGATGCAGAACGAGTTTTCACCTGAACAGCTACCAGAGGTTAAAACcccagttaaaaatgttttatatgttCAGGACAGTGTTCAACCTGCTAGTATAATCGGCCGATTTTCCACGTTAACAAGGATGCAACGTGTGTTAGCGTACTGTTTCCGCTTTGCCCGTCGTCGAAATATTCCGAAGAGCAGTGGACCAATTACTCGGATGGAATATGACCGTGCATTGAACGCTGCTATTTTGTGTACGCAAAGGACTTATCTTTCGGATCTACaaagacaaattaaaaaccagGACTCCATCACTCCAACAACGACAGCCCAGCTTGCTCCTTTTATCGACGAGAAAGGACTCATCCGTGTCGGTGGCAGATTGAAACGTGCATTGTTGAATGAAGATACCAAACACCCAATTCTTTTGCCTCAAAAAACTCATCTGACGGAGATA